A section of the Lepus europaeus isolate LE1 chromosome 19, mLepTim1.pri, whole genome shotgun sequence genome encodes:
- the MEAK7 gene encoding MTOR-associated protein MEAK7 isoform X3 has protein sequence MPGRPRSCTDAWRGCRHIQTRARWLLGPGTKSHVGEALPAGMVARLYEGMRRVDLTGKAQAPSQRVSQEQFTVSLSHLLKGDSEEKSAMILKMLSEAGGPVRAREVLKFTEDLVGSVAHVLAHRQELRGWSAKEASGASPRVRALAARLLSELKLPGGEAFLSPQWLDCECDQAAIQDWVSRVPHVATFLSVVVHKGLLVLCSSLPLATLVPERFVEQGREVESVLDVLSVIYVNSHLPREWQRRWRLLFSAEIHGHSFSQLCGRITQRGPCVAVLEDHGGHVFGGFASCSWEVKPQFQGDSRCFLFSVCPSMAVYTHTGYNDHYMYLNHGQQTIPNGLGMGGQHHYFGLWVDTDFGKGHSKAKPTCTTYSSPQLSAQEDFQFDKMEVWAVGDPEELQLAQSKKSILDVDPEAQALLEITGRARHSEGLRQVPEDDQ, from the exons AGCCACGTCGGGGAAGCGCTGCCCGCAGGGATGGTGGCCAGGCTGTACGAGGGCATGCGCAGGGTTGACCTGACCGGGAAGGCGCAGGCGCCCAGCCAGCGCGTCTCCCAGGAGCAGTTCACTGTGTCGCTGTCGCACCTGTTGAAGGGAGACTCCGAGGAGAAGAGCGCCATGATCCTGAAGATGTTGTCTGAGGCAGGCGGTCCCGTGAGGGCCCGAGAGGTCCTCAAG TTCACAGAGGACCTGGTGGGCTCCGTGGCGCATGTGCTGGCTCACAGGCAGGAGCTGAGAGGCTGGTCAGCGAAGGAGGCCTCGGGGGCCTCGCCCAGGGTCCGGGCGCTGGCTGCACGGCTGCTCTCTGAGCTGAAGCTTCCAG gtggCGAGGCATTTCTGAGCCCTCAGTGGCTGGACTGCGAGTGTGACCAAGCCGCGATCCAGGACTGGGTGTCCAGGGTCCCCCACGTGGCCACGTTCCTGAGTGTGGTCGTGCACAAAGGCCTTCTCGTCCTCTGCTCCTCGCTCCCTCTGGCCACGCTGGTGCCCGAGCGCTTCGTGGAGCAGGGGCGCGAGGTCGAGAGCGTGCTGGATGTCCTGTCGGTCATCTACGTCAACTCCCACCTGCCCCGGGAGTGGCAGCGCCGCTGGCGGCTGCTCTTCTCGGCCGAGATTCACGGGCACAGCTTCTCCCAGCTCTGCGGGCGCATCACCCAGCGTGGGCCCTGTGTGGCTGTCCTCGAGGACCACGGCGGCCACGTGTTCGGGGGCTTTGCCTCCTGCTCCTGGGAGGTCAAGCCTCAGTTCCAAG GGGACAGCAGGtgcttcctgttctctgtctgccCCAGCATGGCCGTGTACACGCACACGGGCTACAACGACCACTACATGTACCTCAACCACGGCCAGCAGACCATCCCGAACGGACTG GGCATGGGCGGGCAGCACCACTACTTTGGGCTTTGGGTGGACACCGATTTTGGGAAGGGACACAGCAAAGCCAAGCCCACGTGCACCACGTACAGCAGCCCGCAGCTGTCGGCCCAGGAGGACTTCCAGTTTGATAAGATGGAGGTGTGGGCAGTCGGGGACCCCGAGGAGTTGCAGCTG GCCCAGAGCAAGAAGAGCATCCTGGACGTGGACCCTGAGGCCCAGGCGCTGCTGGAGATCACTGGGCGAGCCCGCCACAGCGAGGGGCTCCGCCAAGTCCCCGAGGATGACCAGTGA
- the MEAK7 gene encoding MTOR-associated protein MEAK7 isoform X5 produces MVARLYEGMRRVDLTGKAQAPSQRVSQEQFTVSLSHLLKGDSEEKSAMILKMLSEAGGPVRAREVLKFTEDLVGSVAHVLAHRQELRGWSAKEASGASPRVRALAARLLSELKLPGGEAFLSPQWLDCECDQAAIQDWVSRVPHVATFLSVVVHKGLLVLCSSLPLATLVPERFVEQGREVESVLDVLSVIYVNSHLPREWQRRWRLLFSAEIHGHSFSQLCGRITQRGPCVAVLEDHGGHVFGGFASCSWEVKPQFQGDSRCFLFSVCPSMAVYTHTGYNDHYMYLNHGQQTIPNGLGMGGQHHYFGLWVDTDFGKGHSKAKPTCTTYSSPQLSAQEDFQFDKMEVWAVGDPEELQLAQSKKSILDVDPEAQALLEITGRARHSEGLRQVPEDDQ; encoded by the exons ATGGTGGCCAGGCTGTACGAGGGCATGCGCAGGGTTGACCTGACCGGGAAGGCGCAGGCGCCCAGCCAGCGCGTCTCCCAGGAGCAGTTCACTGTGTCGCTGTCGCACCTGTTGAAGGGAGACTCCGAGGAGAAGAGCGCCATGATCCTGAAGATGTTGTCTGAGGCAGGCGGTCCCGTGAGGGCCCGAGAGGTCCTCAAG TTCACAGAGGACCTGGTGGGCTCCGTGGCGCATGTGCTGGCTCACAGGCAGGAGCTGAGAGGCTGGTCAGCGAAGGAGGCCTCGGGGGCCTCGCCCAGGGTCCGGGCGCTGGCTGCACGGCTGCTCTCTGAGCTGAAGCTTCCAG gtggCGAGGCATTTCTGAGCCCTCAGTGGCTGGACTGCGAGTGTGACCAAGCCGCGATCCAGGACTGGGTGTCCAGGGTCCCCCACGTGGCCACGTTCCTGAGTGTGGTCGTGCACAAAGGCCTTCTCGTCCTCTGCTCCTCGCTCCCTCTGGCCACGCTGGTGCCCGAGCGCTTCGTGGAGCAGGGGCGCGAGGTCGAGAGCGTGCTGGATGTCCTGTCGGTCATCTACGTCAACTCCCACCTGCCCCGGGAGTGGCAGCGCCGCTGGCGGCTGCTCTTCTCGGCCGAGATTCACGGGCACAGCTTCTCCCAGCTCTGCGGGCGCATCACCCAGCGTGGGCCCTGTGTGGCTGTCCTCGAGGACCACGGCGGCCACGTGTTCGGGGGCTTTGCCTCCTGCTCCTGGGAGGTCAAGCCTCAGTTCCAAG GGGACAGCAGGtgcttcctgttctctgtctgccCCAGCATGGCCGTGTACACGCACACGGGCTACAACGACCACTACATGTACCTCAACCACGGCCAGCAGACCATCCCGAACGGACTG GGCATGGGCGGGCAGCACCACTACTTTGGGCTTTGGGTGGACACCGATTTTGGGAAGGGACACAGCAAAGCCAAGCCCACGTGCACCACGTACAGCAGCCCGCAGCTGTCGGCCCAGGAGGACTTCCAGTTTGATAAGATGGAGGTGTGGGCAGTCGGGGACCCCGAGGAGTTGCAGCTG GCCCAGAGCAAGAAGAGCATCCTGGACGTGGACCCTGAGGCCCAGGCGCTGCTGGAGATCACTGGGCGAGCCCGCCACAGCGAGGGGCTCCGCCAAGTCCCCGAGGATGACCAGTGA